Within Malus domestica chromosome 04, GDT2T_hap1, the genomic segment gaaagcatgatatgagatactcttgttttcaaccttcatgatatgaaatacttttactctggatgggttgttcgcaggtgtatcccaaggaatgaggaatacagagtgactcgagagggtttgttggaaagccatttcagagaggatgaaaggTTAAGTGAGGttgaaagttgggtgaggctGCCTCACtatgaagttcaacatttatagaattttcttaatggctgggaagacattgttccattactcgtgtcgacaagcctgggataatttaacagtagacTTCACGTGTATTCCGCTTCTCCataaatcttcgacagattgtgcgtgatttacgcaacacAGATGTgcaattgacagatgctgacacgtcttgataaagcagaggcctctttaatatccggaatttgcgcttcgagttctgagcttcgttgagggcagagattgcatgtgacaagtgcggacaaatctagaAAAGGAAGATTGGCCCGTATTttcaagcccaacttttgagaaagcgagtgCCTCCTTGATAACTGGAATCGGCCTCATCGAGTGCTGTTTTTTTATAGAGGTGCGTAGTTCATTTCCAAGTGCATTGAAATTCCGCTTGTAAAACTCCCCTTTGCACTTCTAACCTCTGGATTTAGcccatctcttctttctccaaaacctctgcaaatgtctggcccttccgatcgtcgttttgacttaaacttcCGTGAAGAGGCGGCCCCaccttctccagataacatatggcgcccatccttcatatctctTACTTGTCCTGTTACCGTTGGAGactcggtgatgaaaaatgacatgaccgctgcggtagtggcccgGATcattgtcactcccaaagataccAGGCTACTTTCCAGACGATCTGATGatttggctgttaaggattctctggctctcagtgtgcagtgcgcaggttctgtgtccaatcTGGCCCAACatctatttgctcaaacccgtcaagttgaatcactggtggctgaagtgatgagtctcaagcaggagatcaAAGGGCTTAAGCAAGAGTATAAGCAGTTGCACAGGCTAGCGCATgattatgctacaaacatgaagaggaagattgatcaGATGCAAGATTCTGATAGTCAAATTGctcttgatcatcagaggttcgTGGGGTTGTTTCAACAACCTACGCCTTCGACTTCGGGGGCTGTACCGCggagtgaagctccaaatgatcaaaatccactacctcctccttctgtggctccgccgactgctgaggctccgcccaactagcctttgtgaaggcctcctcttgtattatgctgtgtttctttatttcccagtttcctgttcatttccatgaagtttaatgttaaaatcctttgcatatttgttaatgtttcaaaatagaaaactatacccaaaaataattaaacaacaaaaatgacaatcatggcaaaatagaaatgcagaaaagggaaggtttttagaaacgcaaaactgattgtcgagcgattcatagatcttccttttttgaatacttgggttgcctcccaagaagcgctttctttaacgtcttccagccggatgatgccacattgatcaaccttcatgggtACCCATGACATAGTGGGTTGTCTCCTCCACATCATCTTCTACAAAGCTCTCGTAGTAAGGCTTCACgcgatgcccattcaccttgaactcTTGACCTGTTTTGAAACTACGAACTTGGACTGCACTATGAGGAAAaatattagtaataacaaagggTCCAATCCAACGTGAACGTAGCTTACCCGGAAATAGACGAAGACGAGAATTAAACAACAACACTTTTTGTCCAACAGAGAAGGACTTGgtgcgaatcatcttgtcatgaaagGCCTTCGTCTTTTCCTTGTAAAGTCGAGCAttctcgtaagcttcattctgtatttcctcaagttcattcaattgaagcttaCAATGAATTCCCGCCTCATCTACATCCATGTTGAACTTCCTCACGGCCCATGGGCCTTGTGCTCCAACTCCACAGGTAAGTGACATGGTTTTCCATACACAAGCCGAAAGGGGGACATTCCTATGGGTGTTTTGTAGGCGGtcctataagcccacaatgcatcttctaacctcaagctccaat encodes:
- the LOC114823481 gene encoding uncharacterized protein encodes the protein MSLTCGVGAQGPWAVRKFNMDVDEAGIHCKLQLNELEEIQNEAYENARLYKEKTKAFHDKMIRTKSFSVGQKVLLFNSRLRLFPGKLRSRWIGPFVITNIFPHSAVQVRSFKTGQEFKVNGHRVKPYYESFVEDDVEETTHYVMGTHEG